In Planctobacterium marinum, the DNA window TCGTATGCAACAGGACAAAGAAACGTTATTTGACACTGAGTTTGGGCTGAACCAGCTCAGTGGTAATAGAGATTTACTGATCAAAATGTTAGACCGGTTCGCCGCCGATTACGCATCAGTAGGTCAAGAGCTGCAAGACGCTGTTGCACAGCAAGATGTTGCCATCGGAAAAGCCAAAGCTCACACCATCAAAGGTGTTGCAGGAAACTTGGGGCTTTGGAAGCTGCATCATAGCAGTAAAGAGCTTGAGGAATTATTTAAAGCACCTGACAGTGACTTTACAGCCTGCCTGGCGAGTTTTAATCAGGTGATGAGCGATACATTCGCTGCGCTGGAACAGTTTAAATCAGGAGACAGCGCGCCCAACGATACAGGCACTCCAGTTGAAGAAACGCCGCCCGGTGGCTCACCCGTAGATGCCAAAGCCGAACTCACCACCCTGCTGGAAGGCTTTGAATTTATTGATGCCGATAATCTGCAACAACTCCTCAAGGATGCTGCTATCACAGAAGATAAGCGCGACGAAATCACGCAAGCCATAAGCGACCTGGACTACCCAAGCGCCATCGAGTTATTAAATAGCTAACAGGTTCTCGTGCAAACAAACGATTCAATGACAATCCCGGTAATCGCAGAACACCGGGATTTTTTTATTGTGAATAAACCCGCTGATATCAATGTTCATCAACAGGAACTCAGCGATGGATTAATCACTCGCCTCAAACAGCAATTGCAAAGCAACGAGTTATGGCTGGTTCATCGACTGGATCAAATCACCTCTGGTTGTCTGGTTATTGCGCGCAACAAGGAGACTACCAGCCAGCTAGGCCGGCAGTTTCAGCAACGAAAAGTGACTAAGTTCTATCTAGCACTGTGTGACAAACGTCCCAAAAAAAGACAAGGCCTCATCAAAGGCGATATGAAAAAAATTCGCTCGGGCAAGTGGGCACTGTCCCGCTCATTTGAAAATCCGGCAATAACGCAGTTTTACGATATGGGCCTGGGTAATGGTCTGAGGTTGCAACTATTAAAGCCCTATACCGGACAAACCCATCAGCTCAGGGTAGCACTCAACAGCTTGGGAAGTACCATCTTAGGAGACGACTTTTACGGTGGAACTTCAGCAGACAGAACCTATTTACACGCATGGCAAATCGCCTTTGAACTGAACGGTGAAAGGCATCAGTTTTCCTGCCTGCCACAAAGCGGAGAACACTTTCTCGCACCTGAATTCATCAATAAAACTGAAGAAATCCAGCCGGTAATGACAGAATTCCGCTGGCCAGAGATTACCTTCAATGACCCGGAGAAAGCGCCGTGAACGTTGCCGTTTTAGGTAGAGGTGCCATTGGCTCTCTGTTGGTTGCGCAAAGCCAGCTTAACCAGACACCATTTGATATGTGGTGGCGAACGCCTGAACCAGAGGATATTCGCGTATGGCTGCAAAATGGCGACACAGTATCTCTGAAACACTCTGAGAAAGTATCGCCCGATTTGCTTATTTTACCGCTTAAAGCCTGGCAGATAAGCAAGGCATTGAATGATATTAAGCCCTACCTCAGC includes these proteins:
- a CDS encoding Hpt domain-containing protein, encoding MQQDKETLFDTEFGLNQLSGNRDLLIKMLDRFAADYASVGQELQDAVAQQDVAIGKAKAHTIKGVAGNLGLWKLHHSSKELEELFKAPDSDFTACLASFNQVMSDTFAALEQFKSGDSAPNDTGTPVEETPPGGSPVDAKAELTTLLEGFEFIDADNLQQLLKDAAITEDKRDEITQAISDLDYPSAIELLNS
- a CDS encoding TIGR01621 family pseudouridine synthase codes for the protein MTIPVIAEHRDFFIVNKPADINVHQQELSDGLITRLKQQLQSNELWLVHRLDQITSGCLVIARNKETTSQLGRQFQQRKVTKFYLALCDKRPKKRQGLIKGDMKKIRSGKWALSRSFENPAITQFYDMGLGNGLRLQLLKPYTGQTHQLRVALNSLGSTILGDDFYGGTSADRTYLHAWQIAFELNGERHQFSCLPQSGEHFLAPEFINKTEEIQPVMTEFRWPEITFNDPEKAP